Proteins encoded in a region of the Zea mays cultivar B73 chromosome 2, Zm-B73-REFERENCE-NAM-5.0, whole genome shotgun sequence genome:
- the LOC103647985 gene encoding probable non-specific lipid-transfer protein 2, with translation MTTTTTTLPTGRAVALLLLLLATTATEAANPCNPAQLTPCAGPALFGGAVPPACCAQLRAQQGCLCGYARSPNYGSYIRSPNAARLFAICNLPMPRCRY, from the coding sequence atgacgacgacgacgacaacgctGCCGACGGGGCGCGCCGTGGCCctgctgctgctcctgctggcCACGACGGCGACGGAGGCCGCGAACCCGTGCAACCCGGCGCAGCTGACGCCGTGCGCGGGGCCGGCGCTGTTCGGCGGCGCGGTGCCGCCGGCGTGCTGCGCGCAGCTGCGGGCGCAGCAGGGGTGCCTGTGCGGGTACGCGCGCAGCCCCAACTACGGGAGCTACATCCGCAGCCCCAACGCGGCGAGGCTCTTCGCCATCTGCAACCTGCCCATGCCGCGCTGCCGTTATTAG